The following are encoded together in the Iodobacter fluviatilis genome:
- the hisF gene encoding imidazole glycerol phosphate synthase subunit HisF — protein sequence MSLAKRIIPCLDVTAGRVVKGINFVGLRDAGDPVEIAKKYDDQGADELTFLDITASSDQRDIILHVIEEVAAQVFIPLTVGGGIRVVDDIRRLLNAGADKVSINTTAVTNPQIVKDASDRFGSQAIVVAIDAKQVSLPNEPLRWEVFTHGGRNPTGLDAIEWATRMQQLGAGEILLTSMDRDGTKIGFNLPLTRAVSDAVDIPVIASGGVGNLQHLVDGVIQGHADAVLAASIFHFGEYTVRQAKEVMRAAGIEVRL from the coding sequence ATGTCTCTTGCTAAACGTATTATTCCCTGTCTTGATGTAACCGCTGGCCGAGTAGTCAAAGGTATCAACTTTGTAGGCCTGCGTGATGCAGGCGATCCAGTCGAAATCGCTAAGAAATATGATGACCAAGGCGCAGACGAGCTGACCTTCTTAGACATTACCGCCTCATCCGATCAGCGGGATATTATTTTGCATGTGATTGAAGAAGTCGCAGCCCAAGTGTTTATTCCACTCACCGTAGGTGGCGGCATTCGGGTGGTAGATGATATCCGCCGATTACTTAATGCGGGTGCCGATAAAGTCAGCATCAACACCACCGCCGTAACCAACCCACAAATAGTCAAAGACGCCAGCGATCGCTTTGGCAGCCAAGCGATTGTGGTGGCCATTGATGCCAAGCAAGTCAGCCTGCCAAATGAGCCATTACGCTGGGAAGTATTTACCCACGGTGGGCGTAACCCAACAGGGCTAGATGCCATTGAATGGGCAACACGGATGCAGCAATTGGGCGCGGGCGAGATTCTACTCACCAGCATGGATAGAGATGGCACCAAAATTGGCTTTAATCTACCACTCACCCGCGCAGTAAGCGATGCGGTAGATATCCCCGTGATTGCCTCTGGCGGCGTGGGCAACCTGCAGCATTTAGTCGATGGCGTGATCCAAGGGCACGCCGATGCGGTGCTTGCTGCCAGTATCTTTCACTTTGGCGAATATACAGTGCGCCAAGCCAAAGAAGTCATGCGTGCCGCAGGGATTGAGGTGCGCTTATGA